The following coding sequences are from one Comamonas koreensis window:
- a CDS encoding Bug family tripartite tricarboxylate transporter substrate binding protein, giving the protein MQCKKFIAGFALAALAAVAVTGVQADEGPGGYPNKPIRLVVPFLAGGATDQMARGMAQKLAEALGQPVIVDNKAGAGGSIGAEAVANAPKDGYTLLYSTMGVLTINPSLYPNLKYDPATSFAPVGLTHVTANLLVVNPQVPAKSVAELVALARKKPGGLSFSSAGNGTSSHLSGELFKSIAGVDMQHVPYKGSSAGLPDLIAGRIDMTFDTASLFGEYTRSGKLRPLAVTSRERMPAMPEVPPMAETAGFKDYDVSLWLGVLAPAGTSPEIVSYLNRQLVKVMREPSMENSLKPYGIQPLYSSPQEFAKTIAQDRKKWEAVVKSAKVQAD; this is encoded by the coding sequence ATGCAATGCAAGAAATTCATCGCCGGATTCGCTTTGGCCGCTTTGGCCGCTGTGGCAGTGACTGGAGTGCAGGCGGATGAGGGCCCGGGTGGCTACCCGAATAAGCCCATCCGCCTCGTTGTGCCTTTCCTGGCAGGCGGCGCCACCGACCAGATGGCGCGCGGTATGGCGCAGAAGCTGGCAGAGGCGCTGGGGCAGCCGGTGATCGTGGATAACAAGGCTGGCGCAGGCGGGAGTATCGGTGCCGAGGCTGTTGCCAATGCCCCCAAGGATGGCTACACGCTGCTGTACTCGACGATGGGGGTGTTGACCATCAATCCCAGCCTCTATCCCAACCTCAAATACGATCCGGCCACCAGCTTTGCGCCGGTGGGCCTGACGCATGTCACTGCCAACCTGCTGGTGGTGAATCCGCAGGTGCCCGCAAAATCGGTGGCCGAGCTGGTGGCGCTGGCGCGCAAGAAGCCGGGTGGGCTGAGTTTCAGCTCTGCGGGCAACGGCACCAGCAGCCACCTGTCGGGCGAGCTGTTCAAATCGATCGCCGGGGTGGACATGCAGCATGTTCCCTACAAGGGCAGCTCAGCCGGGCTTCCCGACCTGATTGCTGGGCGCATCGACATGACTTTCGATACCGCGTCGCTCTTTGGCGAGTACACCAGGAGCGGCAAGCTGCGCCCGCTGGCGGTGACGTCACGTGAGCGCATGCCGGCCATGCCGGAGGTGCCGCCCATGGCTGAGACTGCAGGCTTCAAAGACTATGACGTCTCGCTGTGGCTGGGCGTTTTGGCGCCGGCCGGGACCTCTCCGGAGATCGTGTCCTACCTCAACCGTCAGTTGGTGAAGGTGATGCGCGAGCCGTCGATGGAAAATTCACTCAAACCCTACGGCATCCAGCCGCTGTACAGCAGCCCGCAGGAGTTTGCCAAGACCATCGCCCAAGACCGCAAGAAATGGGAGGCGGTGGTCAAGTCGGCAAAAGTCCAGGCAGATTGA
- a CDS encoding FAD-dependent oxidoreductase — MQRRSVLKGAAALASSSALASCKPAPPSTSAAHIQGGFVGQAWERGHAMRDRLAQGLPLPAPSRTHRVQVLITGGGIAALSAARALRLAGASDVALLELEDQAGGNSRGGTVQGLRCPLGAHYLPVPGDSAPEVQDLLEELGVRQRLAGRWQYKDEYLCFSPQERLFIHGEWQEGLLPTQDVAASTIAQYQRFAQLVDDAMRAQPFSMPVMRSWQAQGGLAPAHQALDAIPFDTWLAQHQLDDPLLRWYLDYACQDDFGAGCAQVSAWAGLHYFASRHGFQAPGMPDDAHDSVLTWPQGNGWLSEQLSAPVQAAGWLHSGHTVMRIAETRQGVEIDSFNHASQSMERWQAAHCIVALPTFIAAHVVQDPPDFLRAAVQALDWAPWQVTNVHIRAPLRDRPGAELAWDNVLYDDVAHGGLGYVNAGHQRLNAMQQLPTVLTCYRALGGNAPGASARSARQQLLAQTWEAARDQTLATLARAHADIYEKTTHVEVMRYGHAMAIPRPGTQTVLSRIGQPATSAKRPARINGERLQALPTPSTGRLHFAHSDWSGYSVFEEAFTRGLYAGAAAVRG, encoded by the coding sequence ATGCAACGCCGTTCCGTCTTGAAGGGCGCCGCGGCGCTGGCCAGTAGCAGCGCGCTGGCCAGCTGCAAGCCTGCACCGCCCAGCACCAGCGCCGCCCATATCCAGGGCGGCTTTGTAGGCCAGGCCTGGGAGCGCGGCCATGCGATGCGCGACCGCCTGGCGCAAGGCCTGCCGCTGCCCGCGCCCAGCCGAACCCACCGCGTGCAGGTGCTGATTACCGGCGGCGGCATTGCCGCGCTATCGGCCGCCCGCGCCTTGCGGCTGGCTGGCGCCAGCGATGTGGCCCTGCTGGAGCTGGAAGACCAGGCCGGCGGCAACAGCCGTGGCGGCACGGTGCAGGGCCTGCGCTGCCCCTTGGGCGCCCACTACCTGCCGGTACCTGGCGACAGCGCGCCCGAGGTGCAGGATCTGCTGGAAGAACTGGGTGTGCGCCAGCGCCTGGCCGGCCGCTGGCAGTACAAGGACGAGTACCTGTGCTTTAGCCCGCAGGAGCGCCTTTTTATCCATGGCGAATGGCAGGAAGGCCTGCTGCCCACGCAGGACGTGGCCGCCAGCACCATCGCCCAGTACCAGCGCTTTGCCCAGCTGGTGGATGACGCCATGCGCGCGCAGCCCTTCAGCATGCCGGTGATGCGCAGCTGGCAGGCCCAAGGCGGCCTGGCCCCGGCCCACCAGGCGCTGGATGCCATCCCTTTTGACACCTGGCTGGCCCAGCACCAGCTGGACGACCCGCTCCTGCGCTGGTATCTGGACTATGCCTGCCAGGACGACTTTGGCGCCGGCTGCGCCCAGGTATCGGCCTGGGCGGGCCTGCACTACTTTGCCAGCCGCCACGGCTTTCAGGCCCCGGGCATGCCAGACGACGCGCATGACAGCGTGCTGACCTGGCCGCAGGGCAATGGCTGGCTCAGCGAGCAGCTGAGCGCCCCGGTGCAGGCCGCCGGCTGGCTGCACAGCGGCCACACGGTGATGCGGATCGCCGAGACGCGCCAGGGCGTGGAGATCGACAGCTTCAACCACGCGAGCCAAAGCATGGAGCGCTGGCAGGCTGCGCACTGCATCGTGGCGCTGCCGACCTTTATCGCGGCCCATGTGGTGCAGGACCCGCCCGACTTTCTGCGCGCCGCCGTGCAGGCATTGGATTGGGCACCCTGGCAGGTGACCAATGTGCATATCCGCGCCCCACTGCGCGACCGCCCCGGCGCCGAACTGGCCTGGGACAATGTGCTGTACGACGATGTGGCCCACGGCGGCCTGGGCTACGTCAACGCCGGCCACCAGCGCCTCAATGCCATGCAGCAGCTGCCCACGGTGCTGACCTGCTACCGCGCCTTGGGCGGCAACGCGCCTGGCGCCAGCGCCCGCAGCGCCCGCCAGCAACTGCTGGCCCAAACTTGGGAAGCCGCCCGCGACCAAACCCTGGCGACGCTCGCCCGCGCACACGCCGACATCTACGAAAAAACCACCCACGTCGAGGTCATGCGCTATGGCCACGCGATGGCCATCCCCCGCCCCGGCACCCAGACCGTGCTGAGCCGCATCGGCCAGCCCGCCACCAGCGCCAAGCGCCCAGCGCGGATCAACGGCGAACGCCTCCAAGCCCTGCCCACCCCGAGCACCGGCCGCCTGCATTTTGCGCACAGCGACTGGTCGGGGTATTCGGTGTTTGAGGAGGCGTTTACGCGGGGGTTGTATGCGGGGGCGGCAGCGGTACGGGGGTGA
- a CDS encoding polyamine aminopropyltransferase, giving the protein MLFSVFVVAACGLLYELAAAALASYLLGDSVLQFSTIIGTYLFAMGIGSWLSRYLVRELPAHFLRIELMVALVGGALPAVLSIINAYVPSAFHWMLYGTVLVVGTLVGLEIPLVMRILKRNVVLRDLVSKVLTFDYLGALAVSLAFPLLLVPHLGLIRTGLVFGLLNALVAVWALFLFKEELRRFGSHVLACGLVIVALLGGLVGAERLTSLTEDHFYQEPIVLTRTTPYQRIVVTQGKRGARLYLNGNLQFAQSDEYRYHEALVHPVMSRFGAPRKVAVFGGGDGMAVREVLKYPSVESVTLVELDPQMTDLFKNVPSMQALNSNALNDPKVHIINADAFQWLQKADEVFDVIIVDFPDPTNFAVGKLFTNSFYAMLSQHLAASGFAVIQTTSPLIARQSFWTVVTTVESVGMQATPYHAHVPSFGEWGFVIASRRPWSLPTTLPEGMRFLSLPSLPLLFDFPPDMARVPTEVNRLSNQVLVHTYEREWGKVAH; this is encoded by the coding sequence ATGCTGTTCAGCGTCTTTGTGGTGGCGGCCTGTGGCCTCTTGTACGAGCTGGCCGCAGCGGCGCTCGCGTCCTACCTGCTGGGTGATTCGGTGCTGCAGTTCTCCACCATCATCGGCACCTATCTGTTTGCGATGGGCATCGGCTCCTGGCTGTCGCGCTACCTGGTGCGCGAGCTGCCGGCGCATTTTCTGCGCATCGAGCTGATGGTGGCGCTGGTGGGCGGGGCCTTGCCTGCCGTGCTGTCCATCATCAACGCCTATGTGCCCAGCGCCTTCCACTGGATGCTGTATGGCACGGTGCTGGTGGTGGGCACCCTGGTGGGGCTGGAGATACCGCTGGTCATGCGCATCCTCAAGCGCAATGTGGTGCTGCGCGATCTGGTATCGAAAGTGCTGACCTTTGACTACCTGGGCGCGCTGGCGGTGTCGCTGGCCTTCCCGCTTCTGCTGGTGCCGCACCTGGGCCTCATCCGCACCGGACTGGTGTTTGGCCTGCTCAATGCGCTGGTAGCAGTATGGGCGCTGTTTCTCTTCAAAGAAGAGCTGCGCCGCTTTGGCAGCCATGTGCTGGCCTGCGGCCTGGTGATTGTCGCCTTGCTGGGCGGCCTGGTGGGCGCCGAGCGGCTGACGTCGCTGACCGAGGACCACTTCTACCAGGAGCCCATTGTGCTGACCCGCACGACGCCCTACCAGCGCATTGTGGTGACCCAGGGCAAGCGCGGCGCGCGCCTGTACCTGAACGGCAACCTGCAGTTTGCCCAGAGCGATGAATACCGCTACCACGAGGCCCTGGTGCACCCAGTGATGAGCCGCTTTGGCGCGCCGCGCAAGGTGGCGGTGTTTGGCGGTGGCGACGGCATGGCCGTGCGCGAGGTGCTCAAGTACCCCTCGGTCGAATCGGTGACCCTGGTCGAGCTGGACCCGCAGATGACCGACCTGTTCAAGAATGTGCCGAGCATGCAGGCGCTCAACAGCAATGCCTTGAACGACCCCAAGGTGCACATCATCAATGCCGATGCCTTCCAGTGGCTGCAAAAGGCCGACGAGGTGTTCGATGTGATCATCGTGGACTTCCCCGATCCGACCAATTTTGCGGTGGGCAAGCTGTTCACCAACAGCTTCTACGCAATGCTGAGCCAGCATTTGGCGGCCAGCGGCTTTGCAGTGATCCAGACCACGTCGCCACTGATTGCGCGCCAGAGTTTCTGGACCGTGGTGACCACCGTCGAATCGGTGGGCATGCAGGCCACGCCCTACCACGCCCATGTGCCCAGCTTTGGCGAATGGGGCTTTGTGATTGCCAGCCGCCGCCCTTGGAGCCTGCCGACCACCTTGCCCGAAGGCATGCGCTTTTTGAGCCTGCCCAGCCTGCCGCTGTTGTTTGACTTCCCGCCCGACATGGCACGGGTACCGACCGAGGTGAACCGCCTGTCCAACCAGGTGCTGGTACACACCTATGAGCGCGAATGGGGCAAGGTGGCGCACTGA
- a CDS encoding DUF350 domain-containing protein has protein sequence MDLEWFRPAAFFGSILFAMVGVVVFWLCFLIIDKITPVDMWAEIVEKQNLALGVVVAAMSLGISIIVAAAIG, from the coding sequence ATGGATTTGGAATGGTTCCGCCCTGCGGCGTTTTTTGGCTCCATCCTGTTCGCCATGGTGGGCGTGGTGGTCTTCTGGCTGTGCTTTCTGATCATCGACAAGATCACCCCCGTGGACATGTGGGCCGAGATTGTGGAAAAGCAGAACCTCGCGCTGGGCGTGGTGGTGGCGGCGATGAGCCTGGGCATCAGCATCATCGTGGCAGCGGCCATCGGCTAG
- a CDS encoding DUF4178 domain-containing protein, producing the protein MTTDQQRSYTAPCPGCGAPVEFASAQSAFAVCPYCHSSIVRNGDILKRIGKMAEVFNDYSPLKLNQTGQFAKGSQGKPEGFRLVGRLQYKGETGSWNEWLALGDSGETAVISEDNGQFVLSRASQAPTKNLPPADRWQPGQRIAISGVQYSVTSVVLAQLMAAEGEMPHQPELGKPFTVVELRTEDDKVLSIDYSEQPPAVYLGAPVLLGSLKIAGLRPTSTKKDQGRHFNCPRCAARVDIKLDTTQALTCPSCGSLIDVSQGIGGELRAAMQKDPVKPLVPLGKIATLAGSKWQLVGFQHRMGIEPDDDEYFGWDEYLLYHSQQGFQFLVNSSEGWSLVKTLTGAPDYRAGRSTATWKQQTYQLQSRYRAETTYVLGEFYWPVARGDKTDNVDFARGKDGAQLLNLEQSARELSWSLGRKMTPESVAAAFGMSDQLALFKPETSSFTVPKLGCMPIIIGLFLLFFLLIWLWPKGCDTALERRKLAADPTYVSKCSTSTGSGRSSSGSWGGYSSGGSHK; encoded by the coding sequence ATGACGACGGACCAGCAACGCAGCTATACGGCACCCTGCCCGGGTTGCGGTGCGCCTGTGGAATTTGCCAGCGCCCAGTCCGCCTTCGCCGTCTGCCCGTATTGCCACAGCTCCATCGTGCGCAATGGCGATATCTTGAAGCGCATCGGCAAGATGGCCGAGGTCTTCAACGACTACAGCCCGCTCAAGCTGAACCAGACCGGCCAGTTTGCCAAGGGCAGCCAGGGCAAGCCGGAGGGCTTTCGCCTGGTGGGCCGGCTGCAGTACAAGGGGGAGACCGGCAGCTGGAACGAATGGCTGGCACTGGGCGACAGCGGCGAGACCGCCGTCATCAGCGAGGACAACGGCCAGTTTGTGCTGAGCCGCGCGAGCCAGGCCCCCACCAAGAACCTGCCCCCCGCCGACCGCTGGCAGCCGGGCCAGCGCATTGCGATCAGCGGCGTGCAGTACAGCGTGACCAGCGTGGTGCTGGCCCAGCTGATGGCGGCCGAGGGCGAGATGCCGCACCAGCCCGAGCTGGGCAAGCCCTTTACCGTGGTGGAGCTGCGCACCGAAGACGACAAGGTGCTGTCCATCGACTACAGCGAGCAGCCCCCTGCCGTCTACCTGGGCGCGCCGGTGCTGCTGGGCTCGCTCAAGATTGCAGGGCTGCGGCCCACGTCCACCAAAAAGGACCAGGGCCGGCACTTCAACTGCCCGCGCTGCGCGGCGCGTGTCGACATCAAGCTGGACACGACCCAGGCCCTCACCTGCCCGAGCTGCGGCTCGCTCATCGATGTCTCGCAAGGCATTGGCGGCGAGCTGCGCGCGGCGATGCAGAAAGACCCGGTCAAGCCCCTGGTGCCGCTGGGCAAGATAGCGACGCTGGCCGGCAGCAAATGGCAGTTGGTGGGCTTTCAGCACCGCATGGGGATCGAACCCGATGACGACGAGTACTTTGGCTGGGATGAGTACCTGCTCTACCACAGCCAGCAGGGCTTCCAGTTTCTGGTCAACAGCAGCGAAGGCTGGAGCCTGGTCAAGACGCTGACCGGCGCGCCCGACTACCGCGCAGGGCGCAGCACGGCGACCTGGAAGCAGCAGACCTACCAGCTGCAATCGCGCTACCGCGCCGAGACCACCTATGTGCTGGGCGAGTTCTACTGGCCGGTGGCCCGGGGCGACAAGACCGACAATGTGGACTTTGCCCGTGGCAAGGATGGCGCGCAGCTGCTGAACCTGGAGCAAAGCGCGCGCGAGCTGAGCTGGTCGCTGGGCCGCAAGATGACGCCCGAGTCGGTCGCAGCCGCCTTTGGCATGAGCGACCAGCTGGCGCTGTTCAAGCCCGAGACCAGCAGCTTTACGGTGCCCAAGCTGGGCTGCATGCCCATCATCATTGGGCTGTTCCTGCTGTTCTTTTTGCTGATCTGGTTGTGGCCCAAGGGCTGCGATACTGCGCTGGAGCGGCGCAAACTGGCCGCCGACCCGACCTATGTGAGCAAGTGCAGCACCAGCACGGGCAGCGGCCGGTCGTCGAGCGGTTCCTGGGGTGGCTACAGCTCCGGCGGCAGCCACAAATAA
- a CDS encoding DUF2061 domain-containing protein: MSSLRRSLQNNRQTLKKTASYYLIHITVAAMVAYAVTGNLIASLTLSLLEPTVQAFAFFFHEKAWQRWNARSAAVPAEAQAAWRTTS; this comes from the coding sequence ATGTCCTCCCTCCGCCGCAGCCTGCAGAACAACCGCCAAACCCTCAAAAAGACCGCCAGCTACTACCTGATCCACATCACGGTGGCCGCGATGGTGGCCTATGCTGTCACCGGCAACCTGATTGCCTCGCTCACGTTGAGCTTGCTCGAGCCCACGGTGCAGGCCTTTGCCTTTTTCTTCCATGAAAAGGCCTGGCAGCGCTGGAATGCGCGCTCGGCTGCCGTGCCTGCCGAAGCGCAAGCAGCCTGGCGCACCACCTCCTGA